Within Candidatus Neomarinimicrobiota bacterium, the genomic segment AAAGTCTGAAAGTTGAAAGTTGAAAGTTGATTATAGGGGTTATTTCTTGCTTTGTGGGGTATTTATTGATGAGTTTGGGGGTATTTTGGGGTATAAGGTGTATGGGAGGATGGTGATTTATTTTTGCTTAGTGCCTTTGAGGGTAGTTTTAGATTAGCGGTAGAGTTGGGGTTTTTTTATTGACACGAAGGGCACGAATTTAACGAATGAGCACGATGAAGAAAAGACCCCGGATCGTCTTTGCGAGGAGTGAAACGACGAAGCAATCCATCTGCGCATCTGCTACGATGGATAAATCTTCAGGTCTAGTGGCAATTTTGAGATCGCCGCATCAGTACCTCACTCGCGAGGACGGTGGAGGAAACCCCCTGAACCCCCCAAACGTCCAACTTGTCCTGGCGTAGTTCCGTAGGAACGGAGACGGGACATCCAAACCTTTAAATCAAATCAGCGATATCCACAGTATCAGTATTTTCAAGCGTTATATCTGCAGTACCGGATTCATAGGAAATATCTACTCCGGGGAAATGCTTAAGCAACCCCTTGTCAGCCTTTTGGTAAAGCCCCTTTTCATCTTGCTCCAGACAACGCTCAAGTGGTGTATTCACAAAGATCTCTTTATAAGTCTGCGACCCGATGATCTCTTTAACCTGGAGACGAGTCTCCCGATCCGGTGAGATAAAAACAGCAATTACTATCAATCCCTGGTCATTCAAAAGCTTGGCCATTTCTGCGACCCGTCTGAGATTCTCATCACGATCTGCCTTATCGAAACCAAGCTCACGGTTTAATCCGGATCGTAATTTAGCCCCATCCAAAACAACGACTGTTTTACCCTGATCAAAAAGCGCCCTTTCCAACTCGTAAGCCAACTCATTTTTTCCTGAAGCATGTAAACCGGTGATCCAATAGGTCAAGGGTTGTTGTCCGAATTGTTGTTGACGTTCAGCACGGGTTATTAGACTTCTATCGATCTCTGCACCATGCTGGTAAGCGATTTTGGAAGGCAATGTCTCAGAGCTGACCCGATCAATGATCATGCCTACTGCAACTGTATTGTTGGTCAATGGATCAATGAGAATAAAGCTGCCAGTCTGACGATTCTTACGATAGCTGTCAAATAATAATGGTCTTGAAGATGTGATGACAACTCGACCGATCTCATTCAGTTGAAACTCAGATTTTTCGGATCGATGCAAGGTATTGACATCAATTATATAACGAATTGTATCTATTCTGGCTTTGGTCTTCTGTGTCGTGTGCTTGATAATGAATTGTTGATTCGTGTCAAGGGGAGCTTCATCCATCCAAACCAACATGGCTTCAAAATGACGTTCCACCTGGGGTTGATTATTCCGACGAACCAGCATATCTCCCCGACTGATATCGATCTCATCCTCCAGGGTCAGCATGATACTCTGGGGCGGGAAAGCAAACTTTACCTCTTGGCCCATTGACTCCATCGATTTGACAGTACTGGATTTCCCCGACGGCAGGACAATCACTTCATCGCCCTTGCGGAGGATTCCAGAGGACAGACGTCCGGCAAAACCTCGGAAATTCAAGTTGGGTCGTGAGACATATTGAATGGGAAACCTGAAATCGACAAAATTTCGATCAGCTGAGATGGGAATAGTCTCCAGCAAGTTCATGATACTAGGACCGTGATGCCAGGACATGTTCTCACCTGGGTCAACAATATTGTCACCTTTCAAGGCCGAAAGGGGTACAAACTGGATGTCTGGGATATCCAACCGCGTGGTAAATTCCAGATAGTCATCTCGAATCGCTTCAAACACCCCCTGGTCATACTCTACCAGATCCATTTTATTCACTGCCACGATCACGTGCTTAATACCCAGAAGTGAGATCAAAAATGAATGACGCCTGGTCTGGGTAATCACACCTTTACGGGCATCGATGAGAATGATGGCCAGGTGGGCTGTGGAAGCACCCGTGACCATATTGCGTGTATATTGCTCGTGTCCCGGCGTATCCGCAATGATGAATTTACGCTTTGAAGTGGAGAAATATCGATACGCCACATCAATGGTTATCCCCTGCTCACGCTCAGCCTTCAGCCCATCCAGCAAAAGAGCGTAATCAATTTCTTCACCGGCATTCCCCACCCGTTTTGAATCCCGCTCCAGAGTGGCCAACTGATCATCATACAGTTTTTTTGAATCATGAAGCAAACGACCGATGAGGGTTGATTTTCCGTCATCCACAGAGCCAGCTGTGAGGAGGCGGAGGAGGTCTTTTCTTTCATCTTGGGC encodes:
- the cysN gene encoding sulfate adenylyltransferase subunit CysN gives rise to the protein MATNNLQTSKLPNLQTQGIEDFLAQDERKDLLRLLTAGSVDDGKSTLIGRLLHDSKKLYDDQLATLERDSKRVGNAGEEIDYALLLDGLKAEREQGITIDVAYRYFSTSKRKFIIADTPGHEQYTRNMVTGASTAHLAIILIDARKGVITQTRRHSFLISLLGIKHVIVAVNKMDLVEYDQGVFEAIRDDYLEFTTRLDIPDIQFVPLSALKGDNIVDPGENMSWHHGPSIMNLLETIPISADRNFVDFRFPIQYVSRPNLNFRGFAGRLSSGILRKGDEVIVLPSGKSSTVKSMESMGQEVKFAFPPQSIMLTLEDEIDISRGDMLVRRNNQPQVERHFEAMLVWMDEAPLDTNQQFIIKHTTQKTKARIDTIRYIIDVNTLHRSEKSEFQLNEIGRVVITSSRPLLFDSYRKNRQTGSFILIDPLTNNTVAVGMIIDRVSSETLPSKIAYQHGAEIDRSLITRAERQQQFGQQPLTYWITGLHASGKNELAYELERALFDQGKTVVVLDGAKLRSGLNRELGFDKADRDENLRRVAEMAKLLNDQGLIVIAVFISPDRETRLQVKEIIGSQTYKEIFVNTPLERCLEQDEKGLYQKADKGLLKHFPGVDISYESGTADITLENTDTVDIADLI